AAAGAAGTGCACCGAATTGGTAGAACTTGCCAAAAGTTCTTTAGAAGAGGGTACGGATATTTTCTATGCAATTGAGGCAGCTAACGAAGTTCTAGATGCGCATTCTAATGATATTGAGTCCGCGCTAAGGCATGAATGCCTTTGTACTCGTGCAGCGTTGTTGCTCAAGGTCCTTTAAAATGTCTATATAAGAAATAACTACCTTCAATCCATACGTTAGTCCTCGCTGATAAACTCAATCAGTTTAATCCTTTGTTTTCCAGAGGAAGTGGAAGAATGATGCTCATATGGCCGCAAGAGATTGCCAAAATGCTAGGAGAATTGATGCTTCATCTTTTAAAGCATATTACTACATGTCTGAAGCATTGCAGCAAGTAAATTCATAGCTCTGATAAcagttaaaaaatttagtttacgATCTGACATGGAGTATGGTCCTGCaataagtatttattttagTCGCCTTTCCATTTTCTTATATAGTTGTGCTTTCACGCAGTTGGGAAAATGTAAAGAAGCTCTGGATTTTGCGACTGCTGCACAACAATTGAAACCATCGGATGCTGATATAGTGGCAAAGGTGGAGAGCATTAAAAGGGATCTTCAAGCAGGTTTGTGACCTTTAGTGTATGTCTTTTCTTGTAGATGAACTACTtagttgttttatatattttcttactgTTCCTGTTTAgttgtattgtttttttctttttcacgaATTATAATCATCTGTTACTAGTAAGCATTACGAGAATATATCATATACAGATCAAGGGATCttctttttacattttgatATCCATGTACTTGTCTTTTGATTGACAAAATCAGCTGGAGCTGAAAAAAAAGAGGAGCCAGAAGGAGGAACTGGTAGAGTACTTTCTTTGAGCGACATACTTTATAGATCAGAGGCGAACAGTGACAGTTCGCATGATATGTCGAGATCCGAAGGAGACCAGTCTGATTATGATGAGGAATTAGAGGTTGATATTCAAACTTCCATGTCAGATGATGAAGGAGGAGATCCAGACTCGAATGCTATGCGTGGTAGCCTAAATCTAAGAATTCATAGAGTAAGTGATGATAAGCCCATAGAAAATTCTGGTGATAATGGCTCCTCGGGAACTGCATCGTCATCTCAAAACGATAGAACCTCTTATCAGGTTAGTTTTCAGTTTTCAAATTATGATACTTTTTTAttagatttcaaaataaaacaaactaagCATATTGAATGTGTGTTCAAGTTAGTATTTGGCTTCTTGTATGTTTTTACCTAGTCTCGTTGATTTGATATTATACCGTCTACCCCATTGGTTTTGTTGGTTATTTAAGCCGGAAGGAGCCATTGATATGAAGCGTAGATATATTGGCCACTGTAACATTGGAACTGATATTAAGCAAGCCAGTTTTCTCGGCCAGAGAGGTGCGTTTTTGTGTTCTGGTTGCAAATTTTATGTTCATCTGAATGCAATTCCAGTGAGGTaggaaaaatattacatagttATTGACTTTCTGTGAACGTTTATTACCACATTTTAGGTGAATATATTGCGTGTGGAAGTGATGATGGTAGGTGGTTTATATGGGAGAAGCAGACGGGGAGGCTTATGAAAGTACTTGTTGGCGATGAAGCaggtttttgtttgttgtttatcACTTCTTCcattaatatataaatcattttctcGAATTTCATTAGTTGGCTAAAGAAATTCATCTTTTGTTTCTAGTTGTGAACTGCATTCAGTGCCATCCGTTTGACAGCGTTGTAGCAACGAGTGGAATCGATAACACAATAAAGGTAAGCAAGCGCATAGAAGCTAGCTATCTCCCCTGCAATTTTAATTAAAGAGCTCTTAGATTAACATATGCAAGTTGAAAAATTGTGTGTGAAGATGTGGAGTCCAATCGCATCAGTGCCATCGATTGTAGCGGGTGGATCAGCTGGACCTGCAACAGCCAATGTAGTGGAAGCAATGGAGAGTAATCAACAGAAACTAAGCCGCAATCGAGAGAACCCTCTGTGAGATTTTCTGTGATAAGCAAAGGCGGAAGAATCAGAgctcttaaaattttattttggtgttttgttaTCCATTTGCAGGTCTGTGGAGCTTCTGCAGAGGTTTAGGATGCAAGAGTTTGCAGAAGGGAACTTTCACCCATTTGAATGTACTCAGAGCTAAAAAAGCAGAAGGGGAATGTATAGGTAAAGGGAAAGCTTGCTTTGTGAAGGTGCTGGTGGAGTATGGCTTTGAATAtgaataatgaataataaagtcTGTGATTAAGCTTTCAAATGCAGCAAAAGCTTTCTCTCCCTGTAAAACTCATCGACAGCTTCCTTATAGCCTTTTTTCACTCGTGTTGTATACTGTATAGTTCGTTATTTACATCTTCTGGGTGCAAGATATCAACCTCctcttatttgaatttttttttcttggttctGTTTCGTTTGAAGAGAACACGAATGTGTGTTTGTGTCCAATCTTGTTTTAATATTGATTGTTAGTAAAACTATGAGAAGtggacaaaaaaagttttaactgTGACGAGCTTTACCTTAATTTTCACTGATCCCACCTACGTGCTTCTCCATTACTAGATTTTCTTAATGTTATTGTTAGTAACGCACGAATTCCCTAGTTAATCGTTCCAAAACATGAtttactaaaatgcaatatgtatattaattgtTGGGAATTGGGATAGTTGTTTATTGAGCCTCACAACACAAGAAACATGTCTTTAACTTTTACGGTTTCCTTTTGGttgagaatttataaaatatgaagtttctTATTTGTATATTGTAATAGCATGATTAATGGGAGGTTTTTATGGTAAGGTTCGTAGAGACGATTCTTATATTTCGTAAGAACTCCACCTTCGGACTTTTCCATTAATCATGTTCTAAGAGatgtctttctctttttttttttaatataattttctttctGATATGAAGGCATGTGATAGTATATGCATGAACCGTGTCATGATACtaaaaatgtttcttttttcaaatttaactttctTTTCTCAAGCACTTTTAAAGACATTTgtcattgatattttttttttgtaacttaaagtCATTGATATTTtctctaatagttatatacaaTATTGAGATGATTTGAGTTACTAAATATATGCATATTACAAATGATCTTGAcctatttatataaaagttaGGTAAATATGCTAGTTTATGAAAATGATGTTACATTAAgctttagattttatatacgAAAGGTTGGGTGGAACCACCTAATAAGATAAGGGGACAAAAGGCATTAGACCGTTGGAAAGAATTATTGACATTATTTTAAGGTGTGTTTAGAAGTTTTTGTCAATAATTGATATATCCTTGAGAGTTACTTGAGAccctactctttttttttacggTATTAGACCATTTTCaatgtattttgttattttcatttttaaaatagaaaaattctataatagaaataatatatgttctaatgtattttttaaaatagtaatttctaaatgtagagtaaaaaatagaaaaatgttatttcttcctctataaacagaaaaaaataaataaatttttattatagaggaaaaaatagaggtgAGTTTAAGCAATTTCACCTCTAAatgatattataaaaatataaatatgctattacaaaaatagaaataacaaTGAGTTGAGATGCTCTTGTTACTCGTAATAATAGTTATCAATTTTACGACGTCcaaggaaaatatatttttacaggaAATGTGTAAACTATAGTCTATAGCATTCTAGCTATCGACTAAAGCAACTTACAAAAAGAATAGACATCTTATTCTTTAACACAATATTAGACGTATCATATGCATTTACCAGTTTAGCTATTCATTATTCAGGTTTTAGTCTATTCCATTTGACGTTGATGGTTTACActcatttttcatataaatttgtttattacagcaacaatattttttttttgttaattcgtGGTAAATTGTATACCAAATGAGGTGATGTAAGTTGTATAATATCAAGAATTTTTCTAATAACGTATCTTATATTCATTTTTTGACCTTTTTTGGaaattaattaactttttttttttttttgacagcaagaaatttacagactcatgttgactctgtaaaccatattggtaactccgcatccatgtgaacgacaaaggaCAGTTGCTTGCGTGCACTACGTGCTAAGCTATCTGCCCGAAGGTTCGCCGTCCGAGGTACATGGacgatgtctgagttgaggaaGTTTCCTTTGAGGAGTTTGATATCTTCCAAGTAGCTTCCAAATGCTGgcaattcttctggttccgaaaccatcttcaccaattgagaacaatccgttgcaaacgtaacctggaCCTGTcttaaattcctcatacatttcATTGCCCAAATCAAAGCCTCTATCTCTGAATGCAGGGGAGAGAGgcatgcccttacattccttgcccccaGTAGACCCTCGAACCCCGGTAAAGTACTATGCCAGCCTTGCCCTGACATTAATTCTTTATCCTTCCATGATCCATCAATAAAACACCATCGACCTGATGTCTCTAAAGGAGGAATGGTTTGTACCGAAAGCCCCCTCCTTGGTTCATTTCTCACTTGTGCGTCTGCCCAGAGTGATGATTCCACTTCAGCCAATTTAAGAGTATCCCGCggatcaatatccaaattactatAAACTTTGTTATTTCGggctttccatatataccataaaatCCATGCAAAATGGTGGTCATCCATTTGCGGTTgtactctccaaaaaagatgatccatattaacAAATAAAGAGCTGATAGGGAAGATATTATGCGGTGAAGGAATCTTggatagtgcccacacttgacgtgcaggaggacattcaaaaaatacatgatttattgattcttcCGGATCTCCACAAcgagcacaacatatatctcctCTGATCCCTCGTGCCTTTAAATTTTTCATCACCGATATACATCCTGATACCATTTGCCACAAGAAATGCCGTATCTTTGGTGGACACCGcactttccagcagaaagcTTTAAGTATATCCACTGTGGGGCCATTATAAACAGGAGGTTTTAACCTATCAGGGTAAATACGTTCAACCTGATAACCTGATTGGACCGAATATTTTCCATTATtagtaaaatgccatccatcattATCCTCCATCTGAATCCTACTTAAAGGGATACTTTCAATAATTCTTACATCCTTCGGATCCACTAGAGCCCTGATTGCCTGTATATTCCATGAACGAGATTCCTGATTGATGAGGGAATCCACTGTGAGTTCCGGATAAAAGttgtgaaattttttatttgctggtctcgggcgagtggctgggatccaaggatcattccatacagagatagatgatcctgttcccacccttttaattagtcctttacaaaccagagatctagcagaagtaATACTcttccagccatatgacggggagTAAGATcggatcggttccaggggtgaagcattcctgtaataccgtccTTTGAAAACTCTTGAAAAAAGAGTATTTGGTTTCTCAATTAGCCTCCATAGTTGCTTACCAAGCATTGCTGTATTAAAATCCATAAGATCCTTAAAGCCCAAACCACCATTATCTTTGGTTTCACAcactttatcccatgatttccaatgcatacctctTGCACTaccccctggactccaccaaaattgtgctaCAGCACCCGTCAGCTTCTTAACTGTAGCTTTTGGTAACCTATACacagacatcacatggtttggtAAGGCCGTAATCACCGATTTAATAATCACCTCCTTTCCACCTTTTGTAAAAAAACGAAAGGTCCATCCATTAACCCTTTTATTCAACCGCTCTTGAACAAATCCAAACACTTGTACCTTAGAGCCACCCAGACTTTCCGGCAAGCCTAAATAAGATCCCATTCCCCCTAGATTTTGGATTCCCAAAATATCTCTCAACTCTTGCCGAGTAGCTTCCTCAATcttgtgtccaaattgaattgacgATTTCTGGAAATTAATCTGTTGCCCTGAAGCAGTCTCATAATCCTTTAGAATCCTAAGAATAGTTTGACACTCTTCCTTGTTTGCCTTACAGAAAAACAaactatcatctgcaaatagtAGATGAGAAATTGCAGGACAAGCCCTTGCCACTTTCATCCCGGTTAAAAGTTTGACCCTTTCCGCCTTTTTAATATTCGAAATCAGGGCCTCCGTGCACATAATAAACAAATAAGGagataaaggatctccttgCCGTAGTCCTCTCTGAGGAATTATATGTCCCCGAGGCTGTCCATTTAGAAGAACTCTATACTGGACTAAGGAAACACACTCTCGCATCAATTTGATCCAGTGAGAATCAAAATCCATTTTATGCAGGAGAGCCTCAATAAAATTCCACTCTATCCGGTCatatgccttactcatatcGGTTTTTATAGCCATAAACTTATTCTGACAAGACTAACCAATTAGAAATTAATTAaccaattaagatttttttactCAAACAACCACGTCTGAATCTTTTTAACTCGAGTGCTTCAActagaaaatattgtttttcctAGCACcaatatattagtttttaactgcaaacaatttaaaagaactttttgtatatattcttcattttctcATACCTTTTTTAAACAACAAACTGAATACTAATAATTTTCTAGCTAATTTTAACTGTACAAATTAACGAATTAGAGCGTGAAATAGAaatgttttaatgtatataaaattttttatttcaatctATAGAAAATTAAATGTCGCCTGGTGAGTGGGATTTATTTACGTGGTTATGATTGAAAAGAGTGAGAGTGAGTATATAAAACGACAACACCTCTTCTACTCCGTTTGTATGGTTTTGTTCTCACATTGCACTCTGCATTATCGTCACCATTTCTCACCTTCAATGGTGAACATGAAATTGCACTTCTTCACCTGTGACTGATATTATCAAATTCTCATTCATGGATCAACAAAACAGCTTCTCTTTAATCATCCCCCGTCCACTCTAATATCACTTTCCATTTCATTCTACACCACTTATAATATATCGATGGAGGAAGAACGGCGAGTTCTCTTCGGGAAGTACGAGATGGGAAGGCTTTTAGGCAAAGGAACCTTCGCGAAGGTCTACTACGGCAAAGAGATCATCGGCGGCGAGAGCGTCGCCATCAAAGTCATCAACAAGGATCACGTACTGAAACGACAAGGCATGATGGAACAAATCAAACGCGAGATCTCGATCATGAAGCTCGTTCGCCACCCCAACATCGTCGAGCTGAAAGAAGTCATGGCCACCAAGACCAAGATCTTCTTCGTCATGGAGTTCGTTAGAGGCGGCGAGCTTTTCGACAAAGTCTCCAAAGGCAAGCTCCACGAGGACGCTGCTCGCAGATATTTCCATCAGCTGATCTCAGCCGTCGATTTCTGCCACAGCAGAGGCGTCTCTCACCGCGATTTAAAACCCGAGAATCTCCTCCTCGACGAGAGCGGAGATCTGAAGATCTCCGATTTCGGATTATCCGCGCTGCCGGAGCAGATCCTCCACGACGGACTGCTCCACACGCAGTGCGGGACGCCGGCGTACGTGGCGCCGGAGGTGCTGCGTAAGAAGGGGTACGACGGCGCGAAGGCGGATATATGGTCGTGCGGCGTCGTTTTGTACGCGCTCCTCGCCGGATGCTTGCCGTTTCGCGACGAGAATCTGATGAACATGTACCGGAAGATCTTCAGAGCGGACTTCGAGTTCCCGCCGTGGTTTTCGCCGGAGTCGAGGAGGCTCGTCTCGAAGCTCCTCGTCGTCGATCCCGATCGGCGGATCTCGGTGGCGGAGATCATGCGAACGCCGTGGCTCACGGAAAACTTTAATCCGCCGCCGCTAGCTTTCGAAATCGACGATCGGGAAGAAACGGAGCCGCCGGTTTCGCCGAAGGTCTTCAACGCGTTCGAGTTCATCTCCTCGATGTCGTCGGGGTTCGATCTGTCGAGCTTGTTCCAGAGCGAGAGGAAGGTTCAGTCGGTGTTCACGTCGCGGTCCTCGGCGACGGAGATTATGGAGAAGATCGAGACGGTTACGAAGGAGATGGACATGAATGTGAAGACGACGAAGGATTTCAGAGTGAAGGTTGAGGGGAAAGCGGAAGGGAGGAAAGGACGGCTGTCGATGACGGCGGAAGTGTTCGAAGTGGCGCCGGAGATGTCAGTGGTGGAGTTCTGCAAAT
This genomic stretch from Brassica napus cultivar Da-Ae chromosome C9, Da-Ae, whole genome shotgun sequence harbors:
- the LOC106415149 gene encoding CBL-interacting serine/threonine-protein kinase 5-like: MEEERRVLFGKYEMGRLLGKGTFAKVYYGKEIIGGESVAIKVINKDHVLKRQGMMEQIKREISIMKLVRHPNIVELKEVMATKTKIFFVMEFVRGGELFDKVSKGKLHEDAARRYFHQLISAVDFCHSRGVSHRDLKPENLLLDESGDLKISDFGLSALPEQILHDGLLHTQCGTPAYVAPEVLRKKGYDGAKADIWSCGVVLYALLAGCLPFRDENLMNMYRKIFRADFEFPPWFSPESRRLVSKLLVVDPDRRISVAEIMRTPWLTENFNPPPLAFEIDDREETEPPVSPKVFNAFEFISSMSSGFDLSSLFQSERKVQSVFTSRSSATEIMEKIETVTKEMDMNVKTTKDFRVKVEGKAEGRKGRLSMTAEVFEVAPEMSVVEFCKSAGDTLEYNRFYEEVRPALNDIVWSWHGDNSAVNQKPDGHVTG
- the LOC106415324 gene encoding protein ALTERED SEED GERMINATION 2, whose translation is MENLSFHDGNIFNLLHSRSTEPSHDVDQRMQLHSSLVRRLSQEQELEGHQGCVNAISWNSTGSLLVSGSDDLRVNIWDYSSRKLVHSVETGHTANIFCTKFVPETSDELVVSGAGDAEVRLFNLAGLRGRADDDNALTPSAMYQCHTRRVKKLAVEPGNPNVVWSASEDGTLRQHDFRESTSCPPAGSAHQDCRSVLLDLRSGAKRALADPPKQTLSLKSCDISATRPHLLLVGGSDAFARLYDRRMLPPLTSCRKRMPPPPCVNYFCPMHLSERGRTNLHLTHVTFSPNGEEVLLSYSGEHVYLMNVNNGVGTMQYTPGDVANFFSLSNILHDVESPPQVSTTQNGFHRNGSAAMLKKCTELVELAKSSLEEGTDIFYAIEAANEVLDAHSNDIESALRHECLCTRAALLLKRKWKNDAHMAARDCQNARRIDASSFKAYYYMSEALQQLGKCKEALDFATAAQQLKPSDADIVAKVESIKRDLQAAGAEKKEEPEGGTGRVLSLSDILYRSEANSDSSHDMSRSEGDQSDYDEELEVDIQTSMSDDEGGDPDSNAMRGSLNLRIHRVSDDKPIENSGDNGSSGTASSSQNDRTSYQPEGAIDMKRRYIGHCNIGTDIKQASFLGQRGEYIACGSDDGRWFIWEKQTGRLMKVLVGDEAVVNCIQCHPFDSVVATSGIDNTIKMWSPIASVPSIVAGGSAGPATANVVEAMESNQQKLSRNRENPLSVELLQRFRMQEFAEGNFHPFECTQS